Within Pseudomonas paeninsulae, the genomic segment CAGCTACAAGCCGCGCTATATCTGTGTGACCGGTGGCGAGCCGTTGGCGCAACCCAACTGTATTCCTCTGCTCAAGCGCTTGTGTGATGCCGGCTACCTGGTATCGCTGGAAACCAGTGGCGCGTTGGATGTGTCGGCGGTCGACCCGCGGGTGAGCAAGGTGCTCGACCTGAAGACCCCGGGCTCGGCAGAAGTGGCGCGCAACCGCTATGAGAATATCGAGCTGTTGACGGCAAACGATCAGGTCAAGTTTGTGATTTGCTCGCGCGAAGACTATGACTGGGCGGTGACCAAGCTGATCCAGTACCGTTTGCATGAGCGCGCGGGTGAGGTGTTGTTCTCACCGAGCCACCAGGAGTTGAGCGCGCGTTCGCTGGCTGACTGGATCGTCGCCGATAACCTGCCCGTGCGTCTGCAAATGCAGTTGCACAAGATTCTCTGGAACGACGAGCCGGGACATTGATATGAGCGACAAGAAAGCGGTAATTCTTCTCTCTGGTGGCCTCGATTCGGCCACCGTGGTGGCTCTGGCCAAGGCCGAGGGCTACAGCTGCTACAGCATGAGCTTTGACTATGGCCAGCGCCATCGCGCCGAATTGCAGGCGGCCGAGCGGGTGGCCAGACACCTGGGGGTGGTCGAGCACAAGGTGATTGGCCTGAGTCTCGATGGCATCGGTGGTTCGGCACTGACCGACAGCAGCATTGCGGTGCCGGAAAGCCCGAGCGAAGGCATCCCGGTCACCTATGTGCCAGCGCGCAATACCGTGTTTCTCTCCCTGGCCTTGGGCTGGGCCGAGGTGCTGGGCGCGCGCGATATCTTCATCGGGGTCAATGCGGTGGATTATTCCGGCTACCCGGATTGCCGTCCCGAGTTCATTGCAGCATTCGAGCGCATGGCCAACCTGGCGACCAAGGCCGGGGTCGAAGGCAAGGGTTTCCGTATCCAGGCGCCGCTGCAGAACATGAGCAAGGCCGAGATCGTTGAGGCGGGTATGCGCCATGGCGTGGATTATGCTCTGACGGTGTCCTGCTACCAGGCCGATGAGCAAGGTCGTGCCTGCGGCAAGTGCGACAGCTGTCGCCTACGTGCGGCCGGTTTTGCCGCGGCGGCTGTGGCTGATCCGACCCGTTACCGTTAAAAGTTTGCTGCTTGGTGTTGATTTTCTGAATTAAATCAGTATCATGCGCCCTGCATTGGGTCGTTAGCTCAGTTGGTAGAGCAGTTGGCTTTTAACCAATTGGTCGTAGGTTCGAATCCCACACGACCCACCATATATCCTTCCTCGGAAGGTAAAAGAAAGCCCGGATGTCCTTATCGCAAAGGCATTCGGGCTTTTTTGTGTCTGCTGTTTTTTGCCCGCAGCCACTGCCATCCGACTGGCCTCAGTCAGCACGGCGCCCTCTGTGGTCTTTTTCTAAAACTGCACCCATCCGGGGCCTGTTCCCTGGATTGCGTCTCGGCTATGCAGTGCTGTCCGCTCGCGCGAATACAACCCGGATCCTTGGTAGGTTGGTCGCTGGCAGGTCATCGGGGCTGCCTGATGACCTGAAGTCTGACTAAGTAGTAGCGAACCCCGGCCCTTATCGTGGCTATTAGCGCGATTATCGGGGGGAGAGCGCTGCCGCAGAAGCCGGTGCGGGGTCCCGCTGGCAGGCGCTGGACCATGCCCAAATGGCGATGGATGCCTGAGCATAACGGGCGCTGGCTGAGCGTCGGCAGGTTACCTGTTGCGCCGGCTGGAGGAATTGCGATTATCGAATTACCGTTCGATAATCGCATCATTGTTGCTCCCGCCTGCTAAGGAGGTTGTATGACCGAGGCGCGTCCGCCACTGTCCGGCCTAGTGCCGCCGGTGTATGTTTCACCGGCCAAACGCATCGCCGATCTGAGCGGTGATCCGAACTTCATGACCTCGCTGGCGCGCGGCCTGGCAGTGGTCAATGCCTTCCAGGAACGCAAGCGCCACCTGACCATCGCGCAGATCAGCCATCGCACCGAGATCCCTCGCGCGGCTGTGCGCCGTTGTCTGTATACCCTGATGAAGCTGGGCTACGCGACCACCGACGGACGTACCTATTCGCTGCTGCCCAAGGTGCTGACCCTCGGCCATGCTTACCTGTCGTCGACGCCCCTGGCAGTGTCGGCGCAGCCCTTCCTGGACCGGATTAGCGAGCAGCTGCACGAGGCCTGCAACCTGGCCACTCTGGAAGGCGAGCAGGTGCTCTACATCGCCCGTTCGGCGATTCCGCAGCGACTGATCTCGGTAGACCTCAGCGTCGGCAGCCGCTTGCCGGCCTACTGCACCTCAATGGGTCGTATCCTGCTGGCGGCGCTGGATGACGACAGCCTGCGCGACTACCTCAATCACGCCGACCTGCAGGTCAAGACCAGCCGCACCCTGCATACCCCGCAAGCACTCTGGGAATGCCTGCAGCAGGTGCGTCAGCAGGGCTGGTGCCTGGTCGATCAGGAGCTGGAGCAAGGGCTGCGTTCGCTGGCCGTGCCGGTGTACGACTCGTCCGGCCATGTGCTGGCGGCGATGAACGTCAGCACCCATGCCGGACGGGTACCTGCCCGTGAGCTGGAGCAGCGCTTCCTGCCGATCATGCTCAACGCCAGCCGCGAGTTGAGCGGCCAGTTGTTCAAGTCATTGTGAGCCAGGCGGGGGGACTACAGTCTTGAGCGAATGTGTGCGGTTATCGCGCACTGACCATCCTTCTATTGTTCGAATTCACTAAGCTGTCGCAATCGCCATCATTGACACCCGCGAGTCGGTCGATGTGGCTTATGGGTGTTGACCGTTGACCGTTGACCGTTGATCGGTGCTGGCTGCTGTATGGCTGTTTTGCCTGTATCAATATAAGACGTGAGGGCGGATGCCTTGCTTGTGCCGACCCTCAGCGCCATAAAATTATAAGAGCACGTGAGTTATGGACTGTCGTCTACTTAACGAGAGAAGTCGGATATTCCACAATGCCGATCCCTATGCAGTCTCCGACTATGTGAATCAGCATGTTGGCGCGCATTGCATTCGTTTACCCCAAAGCGGGCGGCCCGAGGCCAGTCTTAACCACCGCACCTTCGGTAGCCTGGATCTGTGCCGGATCAGTTACGGTGGCAGCGTGCGGGTCACCTCGCCGGCACTGGAAACCATCTATCACCTGCAGATCCTCCTGCAGGGGCACTGCCTGTGGCGCGGGCGCGGCGAGGAGCACTATTTCACCCCTGGCGAGTTGTTGCTGATCAACCCGGACGATCCGGTCGACCTGACCTACTCGGATGACTGCGAAAAATTCATCGTCAAGTTGCCCACGACCTTTCTCGATCGCGCGTGCAGCGAGAACCACTGGCGCCGGCCGGCCGAAGGCATACGCTTCGCCCCACGGCACAACCTCCAGCAGCTTGATGGGTTCGTCAATCTGCTCGGGCTGGTCTGCGACGAAGCCGAAAGCGCGCAGCCGATGACCCAGGTACAAGAGCACTTCACCCGGATCATCGCCACCAAGCTGCTTGGCCTGCTGGCCAACAACGTCGGCCGTGAGGAGCTCGAGAGCTGCCCATCGTTCGAGCGTATCGCCCAGTACATCGAGGACAATCTCAAGCAGGATATCGGCCTGGAGCAGCTGGCCGAGGTGGTGCGCATGAGCCCGCGCTCGCTCTACGCGCTGTTCGAGCGCAACGCTGGAACCACGCCGAAGCACTATATCCGCAACAAGAAACTGGAGAAGGTGCATGCCTGCCTGATCGACCCGACCGCCAAGGTGCGTAACGTCACCGAGGTGGCGCTGGATTACGGCTTCCTGCACCTCGGGCGTTTCTCCGAGAGCTACAAGAGTGCCTTCGGCGAGCTGCCTTCCGACACCCTGCGCCGCCGCGACTAAGCCGTATGGCCCTTGATGTGCTGCCTGGCGTACGTTCTGGGCACTGATCTTCTCTCCCCGCGGGCGCGCTAGCGTCCTCCCGCTGCCTGTTTCCCGTTCCCCCACGCATGCCGTTTATCCGTTTTCGCCGCCCTGCAGAAAACGGATAGAGGTCGTGTACAAAGTGGATATTGTCGGACAGTCCTGGGTCGTAGCCTTGATTCCGTTGAAACAATAATAACGGAGCCATGGCGATGACCCTGCGACTCGATTACCTGAACGGCCTGCTGCAAGAAGATAAAGAGAAGGGCATTTTTCGCTGCAAGCGCGAGATGTTCACCGACCCTCGCTTGTTCGATTTGGAGATGCAGCACATCTTCGAGGGCAACTGGTTGTATCTGGCCCATGAAAGCCAGATCCCCGAGAACAACGATTACTACACCACCTCCATGGGGCGTCAGCCGATTTTCATCGCGCGCAACAAGGCCGGTGAGCTCAACGCCTTTATCAACGCTTGCAGCCATCGCGGCGCCATGCTCTGCCGCTTCAAGAGCGGGAACAAGGCTACCTACACTTGCCCGTTCCACGGCTGGACCTTCAATAACTCGGGCAAGCTACTCAAGGTCAAGGACCCCAAGGAAGCGGGTTACCCGGACAGCTTCGACTGCGACGGCTCGCATGACCTGAAGAAGGTTGCGCGCTTCGAGTCCTACCGCGGCTTCCTGTTCGGCAGCCTGCGCGATGACGTCGCGCCGCTGGAAGACTTTCTCGGCGAGTCGAAGAAGATCATCGACATGATTGTCGAC encodes:
- a CDS encoding IclR family transcriptional regulator; this encodes MTEARPPLSGLVPPVYVSPAKRIADLSGDPNFMTSLARGLAVVNAFQERKRHLTIAQISHRTEIPRAAVRRCLYTLMKLGYATTDGRTYSLLPKVLTLGHAYLSSTPLAVSAQPFLDRISEQLHEACNLATLEGEQVLYIARSAIPQRLISVDLSVGSRLPAYCTSMGRILLAALDDDSLRDYLNHADLQVKTSRTLHTPQALWECLQQVRQQGWCLVDQELEQGLRSLAVPVYDSSGHVLAAMNVSTHAGRVPARELEQRFLPIMLNASRELSGQLFKSL
- a CDS encoding AraC family transcriptional regulator yields the protein MDCRLLNERSRIFHNADPYAVSDYVNQHVGAHCIRLPQSGRPEASLNHRTFGSLDLCRISYGGSVRVTSPALETIYHLQILLQGHCLWRGRGEEHYFTPGELLLINPDDPVDLTYSDDCEKFIVKLPTTFLDRACSENHWRRPAEGIRFAPRHNLQQLDGFVNLLGLVCDEAESAQPMTQVQEHFTRIIATKLLGLLANNVGREELESCPSFERIAQYIEDNLKQDIGLEQLAEVVRMSPRSLYALFERNAGTTPKHYIRNKKLEKVHACLIDPTAKVRNVTEVALDYGFLHLGRFSESYKSAFGELPSDTLRRRD
- the queC gene encoding 7-cyano-7-deazaguanine synthase QueC, which codes for MSDKKAVILLSGGLDSATVVALAKAEGYSCYSMSFDYGQRHRAELQAAERVARHLGVVEHKVIGLSLDGIGGSALTDSSIAVPESPSEGIPVTYVPARNTVFLSLALGWAEVLGARDIFIGVNAVDYSGYPDCRPEFIAAFERMANLATKAGVEGKGFRIQAPLQNMSKAEIVEAGMRHGVDYALTVSCYQADEQGRACGKCDSCRLRAAGFAAAAVADPTRYR
- the queE gene encoding 7-carboxy-7-deazaguanine synthase QueE, coding for MQDTLRITEIFYSLQGETRTAGLPTVFVRLTGCPLRCQYCDTAYAFSGGEVVSLDTIVEQIASYKPRYICVTGGEPLAQPNCIPLLKRLCDAGYLVSLETSGALDVSAVDPRVSKVLDLKTPGSAEVARNRYENIELLTANDQVKFVICSREDYDWAVTKLIQYRLHERAGEVLFSPSHQELSARSLADWIVADNLPVRLQMQLHKILWNDEPGH